Below is a window of Ischnura elegans chromosome 1, ioIscEleg1.1, whole genome shotgun sequence DNA.
AAAAAGTTTTCAGtgaatttagaaattaattttaaattttgaatttctatcggGAATGctggaagaacaaaataaaaaataaacttaatcgATCTTAAAATGATCGTAGGAAGATAAAAAAACTCAGAGGGCCCCTCAGTTCCGCTTAACCCTGGGATAAGGTAGGCTGGACGGGAACCACTCTTCAGACGCCcaccaattaattaaaaagtttgaCGCTGGcttgataaaaaagttaaaatttggaaaataaataagttaataaaatactCACGGTGTAAAGCCCgggagcaataaaaaatttaaaatgccagCGCCTAAAAAACACAATCCCGGTGTAAAAGGCCGGGATAACAAGAAATGGTTAGgagtaaaagttaataaaacgGACTGCCGGTGTATAAAGCCGGCAGTCTAAAAAAGATAAAAGCTCCTAAacataacagaaaaaaaagggacatacacaaataaataaataaataaataacacagggttttaaaaatttttattaaaaggtgGGGTCGTCGTCTTCACTACAGTTTCGAGGAGAGTAGTTCGTTCCCAAGCCGGGTGGGAGCGCTGGGGTAGTGGGATATAAAATTTTGCCCGTGACGTGCGAAACATAAAAATCCCGCGACCATCGGATTGCGACGGAGATCATAAATTTTGCGATCCTACCGACGTTGCGTTTTGCAATTCCGAGGTCGCGGAAAACCACCCAATTTTGGGGATCCCAAGCTCCCAGCGCCCCGACCACGAGTGCACTCAAAGAAACCGTGTACCCGCGATCGGCAAGTTGTTGTGCTATGCCTGAATACTTTTGGAATTTTGTTTGCCTGGCGACATCCAAGGCATTCTTCCGGTTCTCAAAGGGCACAGTGACGTCAACAATGACGATTTTTCTACGTCCCTCATCCACGACGACGAGATCGGGCCTGAGGGCAGAATCGATCATAGGTGGTGTGCGATCGACACGGATTTCCACGCTAGCGCGAGGAACCTCTCCGGCGAGTCGATGCAGGATAGCATCGTGTCTGCCCCGCCACGCGCTCGAATGCACCTTGCAGTGATCCAAGACGTGCGGCAGGGTTTCACTCTGCCACCCGCATCTCCTACACCGGAGGTCATCTCTAGGACCCCACCTCGTCGCCGCATTCAGAGGGACCACGCCTAAACGTGCCCTGTGCACGAAGCGCCAGTCACAGAATCTGGTGTTTGCGCCCGTGCGAAGGAAGTGATTTGAGAAAGGTGAAGCCGAAATGCATTCGAATACCTTGCCCTGATCAGGTTTGGCCAAAAGACGAGCAAGGTATCGATGTCGCACAGCATCGCGCAACAGCTTACCCAACATGCGCGCTTTGTTTGGAGGAACTCGGATGACGACAACCTCTCTGCCGTGGGCTGGAATGACGATATCAAACTCCCTCCTCACGTCACTCCAGTTCCACGACATTCCAATTTTGACAGCCAAACGGCTGGACGCCATTCTCACGTCTGACCACAAAGAAGCCACGTCAAAACGATATCGTCCAAACTCCGCGCGCATGCTTCCGGAAAGGTACTCTGCGATATCTCTCTCCTCTGGTTCCCGTCGGGTTCTAGTCCTTACGGTCTTTGTTATTGCTGAGTCCACCAGCGCTCTTACCCACGGCTCCCTGGAAGACAGAAGACGAGGAGCATGAGAAACTGTTAATATCTCCACCTGTTCTGCGGTCGGGAAGACGCCCGCGCCCCCCTTCCGCGGATCCAGGTGGCAGATCTCCCACGAGGCTCTCATGGGTAGGTACATCCAATCTTTCAGGGCCCTCTTAACCCgtttatccaaaattttaagaGGGCCCTTCCTAACCCTACCTCCCCGGAGGATGAAATCAAGTTATgttaataaaaacatattcagAGCCTCTATTTTTTGCCAGGGCGCCAACAACGACGCGTCCAGCGCGTCGATGTTGTCAATAATTTCCTCGATAAGGCGCCCTGGCGTTTGATCTACATTAAAACCCGTGGGGATCCCAAGATAATCGTAACTTTCGCCCTCTGCCATCGAGGCTGGTGTCCCACCCCCCAGACGAACTTCCGTCGCTCTCACTCGCCCCCCGGCGACATGGAGCGTCGCACACTTGCGGGGGTTGAATTTTAACCCGCTCCATGCCGCGATCCGGTCGGCGAGATCCAGCAACTTCATCATCCCGTCTGGCTTCCTGGACACTAGAGCAACGTCGTCTGCGTAGGCAAGAACTGTGATGGGTATGCCGTTATCCCGATAGCCTACATTATCCCTTTGTGCAGCCAGGCTGCGGATCAGGTATtccatacttaaattaaaaagaataggGCTAAGCGGACAACCTTGTTTAACACCCGCTTTTAGCGGTATTGTCTGCGTCTCTCCCTCTACCGTCCTCACTGTCGTGCGTGCCCCGTTATACATTTCAGTAATAATGTTGATTAATTTTTGAGGCACGCCTAATGATTCAATCGATCGAAAAATGTGGTTGTGAGGAACAGAAGGAAATGCATTTGAAAGGTCGAGGAAAGAGACGCAGACCTCGCCACGTTTCCTTCGGACTTCTAGAACATTTTGTAAGATAAAATTGTGTTCATAGCAGCCTTCGTGGGGGCCGAATCCCTTTTGTTCCATCGACACCCGCCCTGTTTTCTCGGCCCACCCACTTAATCTATCAGCTAATATTGCAGCATATAATTTAGCTAGGGTGGGCCCTAACGTTAGCCCCTAACAAGTATGAGAAGAAATGTGAGTCATTGAATGATGAGCTCACTAAGCTGAAGAAAACCTTGAATGCAGTGCATTGCGAAGAATGTTCTGAGAGAGTACCATTGGATGATCATGAACGTCGTAGCTTCCGTGATAGGAGTGATGTATCCTATGAAAATATGTATGGACAAAATTTTATCTCTCCTTTCATCTATCTTGTGCCTGTAAAAGGTCGtccatatattttgtaaattttattcactaccctttgatcttagccataaggccgagaagctataattacaaatttttccgGGGTTGCCGGACGGTTTTTCGGGTgttttgcgtgatgaggtcggatggtgcggcggtggtgtgcggcgaTAGTTTTTGAGGCGAGGAACGGTCTCGGAACGGCGAATTTTAGGTGTGAGAATGGGGAAAAAAAGGCACGAAAGTGTTtggtggagactccgggagttttggtgtcgtcggcgggtccgggagagtcgtaggagcgtcgcggacgtaacggacgcgggccgttttccgggccttcggtgccatctgtcgtgtgggatcgcagcgtccttcgtggagcatcctgcgttcgcttcccggcGGAATGCTTTCGTCCTGGGAAATTcaaaaaaaaatgccatttccGGGGACTCCGAAAAGTCCCTCAaaatcgtccagaaaacgtcaagaaacacgatgagagagcattatcctactcactcgagtcctgtattttctttcgaaatgctaaaattctgGGGAATCTGACTTAAAACTgctcaaaaaaattcttttatctcTGGGGAATCTGATTGAAAACTGCTTGAAAAGTCCTCTCCGGAcaggaaaaaatttccaaaatcgtcagcaatggctaaaatacgggacggaagaatcggcatcagtcaataatttcggatgtttttgcaaaaaatatcggcatgaaatgcaactctccgaaagaaagcaattcacggtttcattggacacctgttttacgtcatcattcgcgaccctcattttttaacacttgaagtaaacagagtgcgtgccgacgccatcgtcggcctccgggtcgaactatctgccagcagcacggcccccgcgaaattcgactgcgctttcagaggaaggcgttcattgttagcgacgactccttggtaacgcggatgaatgctgcgTGTATATCACCAGAAGCGTGATacgtccgtcttgtctcgtcgtattcgcaagaaaaacttggaattctcgaggaaacctacgcttggcggtcattttccatgttcactcgatccggtgaatatttggaagttattttataaatcgtgcattcacctaatttccgtgcGAAAAGTGTggggaaactgtttcgacagctttccggaacgtgttcttaaaagtgaaacatttcatcatcattcccacgacgtaaGTCATGCGAGTCCCGTGCCCAtatgatacataaaaatatttttcatacatacatatttttgtttttcttgaaatgattttatacattcagcaaaatatttttaattaaacaatttgattgtatttatattaatttttcttcttttttctccattccaAGTCCTGCTCGCCGTTTCTATAATTAGAAAAAAgagttttagaaataaaattcaataaaacgcGAATAGTGggtttcgaaaataaaaattctaaattttgatttttccggcTTGGGCGATCAGGTTTTGACATTCCGGTAGGCCGAAAAGGTATTCAGTGAAACTAGAAATtaagaattttgaatttcaatCCGGAATGCtggaagaacaaaagaaaaataatactaaatcGATCTTAAAATGATcgtaggaaaataaaaaactcaGAGGGCCCCTCAGTTCCGCTTAACCCTAGGATAAGGTAGGCTAAACGGGAACCACTCTTCAGACACCcaccaataaattaattaaaatgtggcGCTGGCTCCATAGAAagttaaaatttggaaataaataatttaataaaatactccCGCTGTAAAGGCCGGGagcaataaaagattaaaatgcCAGCGCCTAAAAACCCAATCCCGGTGTAAAAGGCCGggataacaaaaaaatgtttgggaGAAAAAGTAAGTAAAACGGACTGTCGGTGTAAAGTGCCGGCagtctaaaaaaaaacataaaagctcccaaacataacaaaaaagacaaaaaaagggaCATAcaccaataaatataataaataaataacacagggttttaaaattttttattaaaaggtgGGGTCGTCGTCATCAGAGTTTCGAGGGGAGAGATTCGTTCCCAGACCGGGTGGGAGCGCTGGGGTAGTGGGATAAAGAATTTTGCCCGTAACGTGCGAAACATAAATGTCCCGCGACCATCGGATTGCGTCGGAGATCATAAATTTAGCGATCCTACCGACGTTGCGTTTGGCAATTCCGAGGTCGCGGAAAACCACCCAATTTTGGGGATCCCAAGCTCCCAGCGCCCCGACCACGAGTGCACTCAAAGAAACTGTGTACCCGCGATCGGCAAGTTGTTGTGCGATGcctgaatatttttggaattttgctTGCCTGGCGACATCCAAGGCATTCTTCCGGTTCTCAAAGGGCACAGTGACGTCGACAATGACGATTTTTCTACGTCCCTCATCGACGACGACAAGATCGGGTCTGAGGGCAGAATCGATCATAGGCGGAGTGCGATCGACACGGATTTCCACGCCTGCGCGAGGAACCTCTCCGGCGAGTCGATGGAGGATAGCATCGTGTCTGCCCCGCCACGCGCTCGAATGCACCTGACAGTGATCCAAGACGTGCGGCAGGGTTTCACTCTGCCACCCACACCTCCTACACCGGATGTCATCTCGAGGACCCCACCTCGTCGCCGCGTTCAGAGGGACCACGCCTAAACGTGCCTTGTGCACGAAGCGCCAGTCACAGAATCTGGTGTTTGCGCCCGTGCGGAGGAAGTGATTTGAAAACGGTGAAGCCGAAATACATTCGAATACCTTGCCCTGATCAGGTTAGGCCAAAAGACGGGCAAGGTATCGATGTCGCACAGCATCGCGCAACAGCTTACCCAACATGCGCGCTTTGTTTGGAGGAACTCGGATGACGTCAACCTCTCTGCCGTGGGCTGGAATGACGATCTCAAACTCCCTCCTCACGTCACTCCAGTTCCATGACATTCCAATTTTGACAGCCAAACGGCTGGACGCCATTCTCGCGTCTGACCACAAAGAAGCCACGTCAAAACGATATCGTCCAAACTCCGCGCGCATGCTTCCGGAAAGGTACTCCGCGATATCTCTCTCCTCTGGTTCCCGTCGGGTTCTATTCCTTACGGTATTTGTTATTGCTGAGTCCACCAGTGCTCTTACCCACGGCTCCCTGGAAGACAGAAGACGAAAAGCATGAGAAACTGTTAATATGTCCACCTGGTCTGCAGTCGGGAAGACGCCCGCGCCCCCCTTCCGCGGATCCAGGTGGCAGATCTCCCACGAGGCTCTCATGGGGAGGTACATCCAATCTTTCAGGGCCCTCTTAACCCgtttatccaaaattttaagaGGGCCCTTCCTAACCCTACCTCCCCGGAGGATGAAATCTAGTGTTGTCAATAAAAACATATTCAGAGCCTCAATTTTCTGCCAGGGCGCCAACAACGACGCGTccagccacgaccaccgagagacaaggcctgagcgctgaatcgtgacgtcacgagtcgtaggcggacggagggagtagcgaagactgccattgatagcgccgattggtggggaatgcgtaagaaaaccaaacgatatgcgAACAggcatttctccggctacaattttccttatataatttcatatgtaattacatttaaatgatgttaacagtaaatccctacctcgggaaacataattgtttcgactggaccaacgccttcgtcgaaaaatcttctttgaagagaaacagcttgcttccaaatgcattcgaaacctcgagaatatcatttaaagtcttatattcagtaaaacattttttacacatcAGTGGTACTTATAACAAAGAAGTCATAGgatatttacatccttcacggggcttctattttttcagcatcgctgcattaaacgatgatgaaataaaaaaagttatgttcttacacatgcgcaagattaggataaaactagattgtgcttctgttaaattatatagggattgttttgattagacctatctgcaaactataatttcatggcaatttgaTCACTTAATTTGtagccttttaagaaacggtgaagtAGGAgttgctgctttaaagtacctggggaaattgttttgaatggaaaaataccatgtcttacctgataacacagaaatatagcatataatgcattcagttgggaaaataatagtttttcttattgatccagttgttgcgaatacatttaaacatatggacagagtcaagcctttagaataatggtcaagaatgatgaaaaggatgtggataaactatactcagccttggtggattggtgaagagagatactgccttcctgttgatggatttgttttcacttataatacaaacctcatccagaccaactttttcgagaccaatgatgactttcttcagaatatcttttagaacacaggctgacagagtactcactggcaaaatatggacaatatctttaaatgaatatagtaagctctctaccgcgaacacatgagcactagaagctaaactgctggagttatatgcaggttctactatacatctgcccttgtagtcaagaaagggtttcaaatgaacttcatccatcataagggtgatataacgctcgtgactctgtaatgagatactcggtgcttcacgtacgatagaaacccatgctcaatttgctcattaattggaccaattttaaaagaagagcagagccgtttgatgttaactggatgtgggaaaaccaaatgaccagaattgcgagcgaatttatgaacttcaggagatattaaaaaaacattgcagcaaatacaaatatgtcacagatgaaccttacttaccttcttttcttgaacctacttacctttttttctggaacaagagacatatgtgatttgataaagttattcaaatattgatttgcatagtctttaatttttcattcttccagtagagctacaatatcgctataaatatttatattatttgtggagtttttaaattctatccaacacatcataggtactttttatacatgaaataggcttgaaaaagtggagtgaatttgcctattgcttttaattccctttttcagtggtatactttgatattataatatatactattaatgagtaagtaataagaggtggtgcacactcttccaaatgctttaatattatagcacacggcttcacgaccacatcccaaaatgctatatgcttattcatcttcaccagagaatttacgtttccgaaagagtctagctttttctaagccctatatgcttcctgagttttcaaactctcagctaaagcagcttccacggtagcactttcaagacgctgttccctcattgatggcgcatccctggt
It encodes the following:
- the LOC124169908 gene encoding uncharacterized protein LOC124169908 yields the protein MASSRLAVKIGMSWNWSDVRREFEIVIPAHGREVDVIRVPPNKARMLGRVRKGPLKILDKRVKRALKDWMYLPMRASWEICHLDPRKGGAGVFPTAEQVEILTVSHAPRLLSSREPWVRALVDSAITKTVRTRTRREPEERDIAEYLSGSMRAEFGRYRFDVASLWSDVRMASSRLAVKIGMSWNWSDVRREFDIVIPAHGREVVVIRVPPNKARMLGKLLRDAVRHRYLARLLAKPDQGKVFECISASPFSNHFLRTGANTRFCDWRFVHRARLGVVPLNAATRWGPRDDLRCRRCGWQSETLPHVLDHCKVHSSAWRGRHDAILHRLAGEVPRASVEIRVDRTPPMIDSALRPDLVVVDEGRRKIVIVDVTVPFENRKNALDVASLAAQRDNVGYRVNGIPITVLAYADDVALVSRKPDGMMKLLDLADRIAAWSGLKFNPRKCATLHVAGGRGAVGKSTGGLSNNKDRKE